Proteins from one Gossypium raimondii isolate GPD5lz chromosome 8, ASM2569854v1, whole genome shotgun sequence genomic window:
- the LOC105791272 gene encoding probable methyltransferase PMT17 — protein MAREYSGLQMHHQLEAKRKRLTWILGVSALCILFYVLGAWQTTPSSQYDVYTRVGCDNNSATPDSNGSNQSLTNLDFASHHQVALDSSKTISQFPPCDMAYSEYTPCQDKVRGRKFDRDMMKYRERHCPTKQEMLLCLIPAPPKYKTPFKWPQSRDYAWYDNIPHKELSIEKAVQNWIQVEGDRFRFPGGGTMFPRGADAYIDDIGELIPLTDGNIRTAVDTGCGVASFGAYLLKRNILTMSFAPRDTHEAQVQFALERGVPAMIGIIGSMRLPYPARAFDLAHCSRCLIPWQNNEGLYLMELDRILRPGGYWILSGPPINWKKYWRGWERTKEDLKQEQDAIENVARRLCWKKVTENNDLAIWQKPINHVGCVKEVMCKSEDPDTAWYRSLEACITPVPQVLSSDEVAGGELLKWPERAFSVPPRLSRGSVPGLGVDRFIEDNEQWKDKIAHYNRIIAPLRSGRYRNIMDMNAYLGGFAAAVAKYPVWVMNVIPAHIDYDTLGVIYERGLIGTYQDWCEAFSTYPRTYDLIHASGLFTLYQHRCDITYILLEMDRILRPEGSVIFRDTVELLVKIKSITDGMRWKSHIVDHESGPFNPEKILVAVKTYWTGEATKRKPK, from the exons ATGGCCAGAGAGTACAGTGGATTGCAAATGCATCATCAGCTGGAAGCAAAGAGGAAGCGTCTCACGTGGATTCTTGGGGTGAGTGCTCTCTgcatattattttatgtgttggGAGCTTGGCAGACTACTCCTAGCAGTCAATACGATGTATACACAAGAGTTGGTTGCGATAATAATAGCGCTACACCAGACAGCAATGGCAGTAATCAATCATTAACAAACTTGGACTTTGCAAGCCATCACCAGGTGGCTCTCGACAGTTCAAAAACAATCAGTCAATTCCCACCATGTGATATGGCATACAGTGAGTACACTCCTTGCCAAGATAAAGTGAGAGGAAGAAAATTCGATCGCGACATGATGAAATATCGAGAACGGCATTGTCCCACCAAGCAAGAAATGCTCCTCTGCCTTATACCAGCTCCGCCCAAGTATAAGACCCCTTTCAAATGGCCTCAGTCTCGTGATTACGCATGGTACGACAACATCCCTCACAAAGAACTCAGCATCGAGAAGGCAGTCCAGAACTGGATTCAAGTAGAGGGTGATCGTTTCAGATTCCCTGGGGGAGGCACCATGTTCCCTCGGGGAGCCGATGCATATATTGATGACATTGGCGAGCTCATTCCCCTCACTGATGGAAACATCAGGACAGCTGTTGATACTGGATGTGGG GTTGCCAGTTTCGGTGCTTACCTGTTGAAGAGGAATATCTTGACAATGTCTTTTGCTCCAAGAGATACACACGAAGCACAAGTCCAGTTTGCACTGGAACGCGGAGTTCCTGCAATGATCGGAATCATAGGTTCCATGAGGCTTCCTTACCCAGCAAGGGCTTTTGACTTGGCTCATTGTTCTCGTTGTTTGATCCCTTGGCAGAATAATG AGGGTTTGTATCTCATGGAACTGGACCGCATTCTAAGACCTGGGGGTTACTGGATTCTCTCTGGTCCTCCTATCAACTGGAAGAAATATTGGAGAGGGTGGGAAAGAACAAAGGAGGACTTAAAACAAGAGCAAGATGCTATCGAAAACGTTGCTAGACGCCTATGCTGGAAGAAAGTGACTGAAAACAACGATCTAGCAATTTGGCAAAAGCCCATCAACCACGTCGGGTGTGTTAAAGAGGTCATGTGCAAATCAGAGGATCCAGATACAGCTTG GTACAGAAGTTTGGAAGCTTGCATAACCCCAGTTCCACAAGTATTGAGCTCAGATGAAGTTGCTGGCGGTGAACTATTAAAATGGCCGGAGCGTGCATTCTCTGTTCCTCCTAGACTTAGCCGTGGCTCAGTACCAGGCCTCGGTGTTGATAGATTTATAGAGGATAACGAACAGTGGAAGGATAAGATAGCACATTACAATCGAATTATTGCTCCCCTACGCTCAGGCCGATATAGGAATATTATGGACATGAATGCTTACCTGGGGGGATTCGCAGCAGCTGTGGCAAAGTATCCAGTGTGGGTCATGAATGTGATCCCTGCACATATAGACTATGACACTTTGGGAGTTATTTATGAACGAGGTCTAATTGGTACGTACCAGGATTGGTGCGAGGCATTCTCAACATATCCAAGAACCTACGACCTCATCCATGCTAGTGGCTTGTTTACTTTATATCAGCACAG GTGTGACATCACTTACATCTTGTTGGAGATGGACCGGATTCTGAGGCCGGAAGGGTCAGTTATATTTAGGGACACAGTGGAGCTGTTAGTGAAGATAAAGAGTATAACTGATGGAATGAGATGGAAGAGTCATATCGTGGACCATGAAAGTGGACCCTTCAATCCTGAGAAAATTCTTGTTGCTGTCAAAACTTACTGGACTGGTGAAGCAACAAAAAGGAAACCCAAGTAG